One segment of Alistipes finegoldii DSM 17242 DNA contains the following:
- the proB gene encoding glutamate 5-kinase: protein MDRTSKYRRIVIKAGSNVLTRDDGRPDTTRISSLVEQIARLHRAGIEVILVSSGAVASGRSVLEQRTGRIDTVSARQLFSAVGQVKLLNRYYDLFNEYGIVCGQVLTTKESLSTRRQYLNQRNCMEVMLANGVIPIVNENDTISVTELMFTDNDELSGLVAAMMQAEALIILSNIDGIYDGSPSDPSSQVIRRVKPSEDLSRYIDPARSSRGRGGMATKSRISSRVAGEGIEVIIANGRRDNILTALALTGEEVLCTRFEPAPHTASGVKMWIASSEGFAKGVLRIDEGAAAAVRASKAASILAVGVTAVEGDFERDDLVRILSPDGTQLAVGRISCDSETARRNIGRKGLKPLVHCDYLYLE from the coding sequence ATGGACAGAACCAGCAAATACCGCCGCATCGTCATCAAGGCTGGCAGCAACGTGCTGACCCGCGACGACGGACGCCCCGACACCACGCGCATTTCGTCCCTCGTGGAGCAGATCGCCCGGCTGCACCGCGCCGGCATCGAGGTGATCCTCGTCTCGTCGGGCGCCGTGGCTTCGGGCCGCAGCGTCCTCGAACAGCGCACGGGCCGCATCGACACCGTATCGGCCCGCCAGCTCTTCTCGGCCGTAGGTCAGGTGAAGTTGCTGAACCGCTACTACGACCTCTTCAACGAATACGGCATCGTCTGCGGGCAGGTGCTCACCACCAAGGAGAGCCTCTCCACGCGGCGGCAGTATCTCAACCAGCGCAACTGCATGGAGGTCATGCTCGCCAACGGCGTGATCCCGATCGTCAACGAGAACGACACCATCTCGGTCACCGAGCTGATGTTCACCGACAACGACGAACTTTCGGGACTCGTGGCGGCCATGATGCAGGCCGAAGCGCTGATTATCCTGAGCAACATCGACGGCATCTACGACGGCTCGCCCTCCGACCCCTCGTCGCAGGTGATCCGCCGCGTGAAACCCTCCGAAGACCTCTCGCGGTACATCGACCCGGCGCGCTCGTCGCGGGGCCGGGGCGGCATGGCGACCAAGAGCCGCATCTCGTCACGCGTGGCCGGCGAGGGCATCGAAGTCATCATCGCCAACGGCCGCCGCGACAACATCCTGACCGCTCTGGCGCTGACCGGCGAGGAGGTGCTCTGCACCCGTTTCGAACCCGCCCCGCACACGGCGTCGGGCGTCAAAATGTGGATCGCCAGCAGCGAAGGCTTCGCCAAAGGCGTCCTGCGCATCGACGAAGGCGCCGCAGCGGCCGTCCGGGCCAGCAAGGCCGCCAGCATCCTCGCCGTGGGCGTCACGGCCGTCGAGGGCGATTTCGAACGCGACGATTTGGTGCGCATCCTCTCGCCCGACGGAACGCAGCTGGCCGTGGGCCGCATCTCGTGCGACAGCGAAACCGCACGCCGCAACATCGGGCGCAAAGGGCTGAAACCCCTCGTCCACTGCGATTACCTCTACCTCGAATAA
- a CDS encoding response regulator transcription factor, giving the protein MSHRILLVDDEPDILEFVKYTLVKEGYEVFTAQNGAEALKAAAQHRPHLILLDMMMPVMDGAQTCRAIREDPQLRDTMVVFLSALGEEEQQLAGFGVGADDYLTKPIKMKLLVSRVQAILKRIDAGKAPAPAEEGVAMDRERYTVTRDGREISLPRKEFALLDLLYSSPGKLFSREEIYARIWGSEVVVGDRTIDVHIRKLRQKIGDEKIVTVKGVGYKYEP; this is encoded by the coding sequence ATGAGCCACCGCATCCTGCTCGTCGACGACGAACCCGACATCCTCGAATTCGTGAAATACACCCTCGTCAAGGAGGGTTACGAGGTATTCACGGCCCAGAACGGAGCCGAAGCGCTGAAAGCCGCGGCGCAGCACCGCCCCCACCTGATCCTGCTGGACATGATGATGCCCGTGATGGACGGGGCGCAGACCTGCCGCGCCATCCGCGAGGACCCGCAGCTGCGCGACACGATGGTCGTCTTCCTCTCGGCCTTGGGCGAAGAGGAACAGCAGCTGGCCGGCTTCGGCGTGGGGGCCGACGACTACCTGACCAAGCCGATCAAGATGAAACTGCTGGTCAGCCGCGTGCAGGCCATCCTCAAGCGCATCGACGCCGGAAAGGCCCCCGCTCCGGCGGAGGAGGGCGTCGCCATGGACCGCGAGCGCTACACCGTCACGCGCGACGGCCGCGAAATCAGCCTGCCCCGCAAGGAGTTCGCCCTCTTGGACCTGCTCTACTCGTCACCGGGCAAACTCTTCTCGCGCGAAGAGATATATGCCCGGATCTGGGGTTCGGAGGTGGTCGTGGGCGACCGCACCATCGACGTGCACATCCGCAAACTGCGCCAGAAGATCGGCGACGAAAAGATCGTCACCGTCAAGGGCGTGGGCTACAAATACGAACCGTAA